A section of the Drosophila sechellia strain sech25 chromosome 3L, ASM438219v1, whole genome shotgun sequence genome encodes:
- the LOC6610587 gene encoding UPF0235 protein C15orf40 homolog, whose protein sequence is MRRLFTSVNAQIMSKSKGKSKAAVESAKNDAKSTPAKEASPISVDKSGNICIQILAKPGAKQNGITGIGLEGVGVQIAAPPSEGEANAELVKFLSKVLGLRKSDVSLDKGSRSRNKKIMITKGVSTVEAIEQMLRKESDS, encoded by the coding sequence ATGCGCCGCTTGTTTACATCGGTCAACGCCCAAATAATGTCGAAGAGCAAGGGGAAATCAAAGGCCGCCGTTGAAAGTGCGAAGAACGACGCAAAATCGACGCCGGCTAAGGAAGCCAGTCCGATTTCAGTCGATAAGAGCGGCAATATATGCATACAAATCCTTGCCAAGCCGGGGGCTAAGCAGAACGGAATCACAGGAATTGGCCTTGAAGGAGTAGGCGTCCAAATCGCCGCTCCGCCCAGTGAGGGAGAAGCTAACGCCGAACTGGTTAAGTTTCTGTCGAAAGTTCTAGGTCTCCGAAAGAGCGACGTTTCTCTGGACAAGGGATCTCGATCGCGCAACAAGAAAATAATGATAACCAAGGGAGTGTCCACGGTGGAGGCCATTGAGCAGATGCTTCGCAAAGAATCCGATTCATAG